A stretch of the Equus caballus isolate H_3958 breed thoroughbred chromosome X, TB-T2T, whole genome shotgun sequence genome encodes the following:
- the CCNQ gene encoding cyclin-Q isoform X1 produces MEAVGPQSCAGGDVARGAEGRPAPEARVHFRVTRFIMEAGVKLGMQSIPIATACTIYHKFFCEINLDAYDPYLVAMSSLYLAGKVEEQHLRTRDIINVSNRCLHPGSEPLELDSHFWALRDSIVQCELLVLRVLRFQVSFQHPHKYLLHYLISLKNWLNRYSWQRTPVSVTAWALLRDSYHGGLCLRFRAQHIAVAVLHLALQAYGVEVPAEAEAEKPWWQVFSDDLTKPIIDNIVSDLIQIYTMDTEIP; encoded by the exons atggagGCCGTTGGCCCGCAGAGCTGTGCAGGAGGGGACGTGGCGCGGGGCGCCGAGGGGCGGCCGGCCCCCGAGGCGAGGGTGCACTTCCGAGTGACGAGGTTCATCATGGAGGCAG GTGTCAAGCTCGGGATGCAGTCCATTCCCATCGCCACTGCTTGTACCATTTATCATAAGTTCTTCTGCGAGATCAACCTGGATGCCTATGACCCCTACTTGGTTGCCATGTCTTCCCTTTACTTGGCCGGCAAAGTGGAGGAGCAGCATCTGCGTACTCGTGACATCATCAACGTGTCCAACAG GTGCCTTCACCCAGGCAGCGAGCCCTTGGAGCTGGACTCCCACTTTTGGGCGCTCCGGGACAGCATCGTGCAGTGTGAGCTCCTCGTGCTGAGAGTTCTGCGTTTCCAAGTCTCGTTCCAGCACCCACACAAG TACCTGCTCCACTACCTGATTTCCCTCAAGAACTGGCTGAATCGTTACAGCTGGCAGCGGACCCCCGTCTCCGTCACTGCCTGGGCCCTGCTGCGGGACAGCTACCACGGGGGGCTGTGCCTCCGGTTCCGGGCTCAGCACATAGCCGTGGCAGTGCTCCACCTGGCCCTGCAGGCCTATGGGGTCGAGGTGCCCGCCGAGGCTGAGGCCGAGAAGCCATGGTGGCAG GTGTTTAGTGACGACCTTACCAAGCCAATCATTGATAACATTGTGTCTGATCTCATTCAGATTTATACCATGGACACAGAGATCCCCTAA
- the CCNQ gene encoding cyclin-Q isoform X2 → MEAVGPQSCAGGDVARGAEGRPAPEARVHFRVTRFIMEAGVKLGMQSIPIATACTIYHKFFCEINLDAYDPYLVAMSSLYLAGKVEEQHLRTRDIINVSNRCLHPGSEPLELDSHFWALRDSIVQCELLVLRVLRFQVSFQHPHKYLLHYLISLKNWLNRYSWQRTPVSVTAWALLRDSYHGGLCLRFRAQHIAVAVLHLALQAYGVEVPAEAEAEKPWWQIYTMDTEIP, encoded by the exons atggagGCCGTTGGCCCGCAGAGCTGTGCAGGAGGGGACGTGGCGCGGGGCGCCGAGGGGCGGCCGGCCCCCGAGGCGAGGGTGCACTTCCGAGTGACGAGGTTCATCATGGAGGCAG GTGTCAAGCTCGGGATGCAGTCCATTCCCATCGCCACTGCTTGTACCATTTATCATAAGTTCTTCTGCGAGATCAACCTGGATGCCTATGACCCCTACTTGGTTGCCATGTCTTCCCTTTACTTGGCCGGCAAAGTGGAGGAGCAGCATCTGCGTACTCGTGACATCATCAACGTGTCCAACAG GTGCCTTCACCCAGGCAGCGAGCCCTTGGAGCTGGACTCCCACTTTTGGGCGCTCCGGGACAGCATCGTGCAGTGTGAGCTCCTCGTGCTGAGAGTTCTGCGTTTCCAAGTCTCGTTCCAGCACCCACACAAG TACCTGCTCCACTACCTGATTTCCCTCAAGAACTGGCTGAATCGTTACAGCTGGCAGCGGACCCCCGTCTCCGTCACTGCCTGGGCCCTGCTGCGGGACAGCTACCACGGGGGGCTGTGCCTCCGGTTCCGGGCTCAGCACATAGCCGTGGCAGTGCTCCACCTGGCCCTGCAGGCCTATGGGGTCGAGGTGCCCGCCGAGGCTGAGGCCGAGAAGCCATGGTGGCAG ATTTATACCATGGACACAGAGATCCCCTAA
- the CCNQ gene encoding cyclin-Q isoform X3: MRSVQELCVKLGMQSIPIATACTIYHKFFCEINLDAYDPYLVAMSSLYLAGKVEEQHLRTRDIINVSNRCLHPGSEPLELDSHFWALRDSIVQCELLVLRVLRFQVSFQHPHKYLLHYLISLKNWLNRYSWQRTPVSVTAWALLRDSYHGGLCLRFRAQHIAVAVLHLALQAYGVEVPAEAEAEKPWWQVFSDDLTKPIIDNIVSDLIQIYTMDTEIP; this comes from the exons ATGCGGTCCGTGCAGGAACTGT GTGTCAAGCTCGGGATGCAGTCCATTCCCATCGCCACTGCTTGTACCATTTATCATAAGTTCTTCTGCGAGATCAACCTGGATGCCTATGACCCCTACTTGGTTGCCATGTCTTCCCTTTACTTGGCCGGCAAAGTGGAGGAGCAGCATCTGCGTACTCGTGACATCATCAACGTGTCCAACAG GTGCCTTCACCCAGGCAGCGAGCCCTTGGAGCTGGACTCCCACTTTTGGGCGCTCCGGGACAGCATCGTGCAGTGTGAGCTCCTCGTGCTGAGAGTTCTGCGTTTCCAAGTCTCGTTCCAGCACCCACACAAG TACCTGCTCCACTACCTGATTTCCCTCAAGAACTGGCTGAATCGTTACAGCTGGCAGCGGACCCCCGTCTCCGTCACTGCCTGGGCCCTGCTGCGGGACAGCTACCACGGGGGGCTGTGCCTCCGGTTCCGGGCTCAGCACATAGCCGTGGCAGTGCTCCACCTGGCCCTGCAGGCCTATGGGGTCGAGGTGCCCGCCGAGGCTGAGGCCGAGAAGCCATGGTGGCAG GTGTTTAGTGACGACCTTACCAAGCCAATCATTGATAACATTGTGTCTGATCTCATTCAGATTTATACCATGGACACAGAGATCCCCTAA
- the CCNQ gene encoding cyclin-Q isoform X4 has protein sequence MQSIPIATACTIYHKFFCEINLDAYDPYLVAMSSLYLAGKVEEQHLRTRDIINVSNRCLHPGSEPLELDSHFWALRDSIVQCELLVLRVLRFQVSFQHPHKYLLHYLISLKNWLNRYSWQRTPVSVTAWALLRDSYHGGLCLRFRAQHIAVAVLHLALQAYGVEVPAEAEAEKPWWQVFSDDLTKPIIDNIVSDLIQIYTMDTEIP, from the exons ATGCAGTCCATTCCCATCGCCACTGCTTGTACCATTTATCATAAGTTCTTCTGCGAGATCAACCTGGATGCCTATGACCCCTACTTGGTTGCCATGTCTTCCCTTTACTTGGCCGGCAAAGTGGAGGAGCAGCATCTGCGTACTCGTGACATCATCAACGTGTCCAACAG GTGCCTTCACCCAGGCAGCGAGCCCTTGGAGCTGGACTCCCACTTTTGGGCGCTCCGGGACAGCATCGTGCAGTGTGAGCTCCTCGTGCTGAGAGTTCTGCGTTTCCAAGTCTCGTTCCAGCACCCACACAAG TACCTGCTCCACTACCTGATTTCCCTCAAGAACTGGCTGAATCGTTACAGCTGGCAGCGGACCCCCGTCTCCGTCACTGCCTGGGCCCTGCTGCGGGACAGCTACCACGGGGGGCTGTGCCTCCGGTTCCGGGCTCAGCACATAGCCGTGGCAGTGCTCCACCTGGCCCTGCAGGCCTATGGGGTCGAGGTGCCCGCCGAGGCTGAGGCCGAGAAGCCATGGTGGCAG GTGTTTAGTGACGACCTTACCAAGCCAATCATTGATAACATTGTGTCTGATCTCATTCAGATTTATACCATGGACACAGAGATCCCCTAA